The following are encoded together in the Bos taurus isolate L1 Dominette 01449 registration number 42190680 breed Hereford chromosome 10, ARS-UCD2.0, whole genome shotgun sequence genome:
- the OR11H26 gene encoding olfactory receptor 11H6 has product MNVSGVNTVTEFILLSFPCSREVQVLLFVLFSVSYVLTLMGNGAIVFAVKLDHRLHTPMYTLLANFSFLEMCYINTTVPNMLRNFLSETKTISFTACFLQFYFFFSMGITETFLLPLMAFDRYLAICRPLHYPTIMSSRLCMNLVGLCWVTAFLCYPVPIYFITQLPFCGPNTIDHFVCDPGPLLALSCIPAPGIELSCSILSSLIIFITFFFILWSYTLVLRAVLRVPSAAGRRKAFSTCGSHLAVVSLFYGTIMMMYISPTSGNPAGIHKIVTLLYSAVTPLVNPLIYSLRNKDMKTALRKIQMFTKTGQSKQELMSGPRS; this is encoded by the coding sequence ATGAATGTGTCAGGAGTCAACACGGTGACTGAATTCATACTCCTGAGTTTTCCCTGCTCTAGAGAGGTACAAGTCCTCCTCTTTGTGCTCTTCTCTGTGTCCTACGTCCTGACACTGATGGGGAATGGGGCCATTGTCTTTGCAGTGAAGCTGGATCAcagactccacactcccatgtACACTCTGTTGGCCAACTTCTCATTCCTGGAGATGTGTTATATCAACACCACTGTTCCCAATATGTTAAGGAACTTCCTGTCTGAGACCAAAACCATCTCTTTCACTGCCTGCTTCCTCCAGTTCTACTTCTTCTTCTCTATGGGCATTACTGAGACCTTCTTACTGCCCCTCATGGCTTTTGATCGATACTTGGCCATCTGCCGACCTCTCCACTATCCTACCATCATGAGCAGCCGTCTCTGCATGAACTTGGTGGGCCTCTGCTGGGTAACAGCCTTCCTCTGCTATCCAGTCCCTATCTATTTCATCACACAACTCCCCTTTTGTGGCCCCAATACCATTGACCATTTTGTCTGTGATCCTGGTCCTTTACTGGCTCTATCCTGCATCCCTGCCCCTGGAATTGAGCTTTCCTGTTCTATATTAAGCtctcttattatttttatcaccTTCTTCTTTATCCTTTGGTCCTACACCCTGGTTCTCAGAGCAGTGTTGCGTGTCCCTTCAGCCGCTGGCAGACGtaaggccttctccacctgtggttCCCACCTGGCTGTGGTATCTCTGTTCTATGGAACCATCATGATGATGTACATCAGCCCAACCTCTGGAAATCCAGCTGGGATACACAAGATTGTAACCTTGCTGTACTCAGCAGTGACTCCACTTGTAAACCCACTGATCTACAGTCTCCGGAACAAGGACATGAAGACTGCCTTGAGAAAAATTCAAATGTTTACAAAAACTGGCCAAAGCAAACAAGAGCTCATGAGTGGACCAAgatcataa